One genomic window of Corvus cornix cornix isolate S_Up_H32 chromosome 24, ASM73873v5, whole genome shotgun sequence includes the following:
- the LOC104692115 gene encoding LOW QUALITY PROTEIN: PHD finger-like domain-containing protein 5A (The sequence of the model RefSeq protein was modified relative to this genomic sequence to represent the inferred CDS: deleted 1 base in 1 codon) translates to MAKHHPDLIFCRKQAGVAIGRLCEKCDGKCVICDSYVRPCSLVRICDECNYGSYQGRCVICGGPGVSDAYYCRECTVQEKDRDGCPKIVNLGSSKTDLFYERKKYGFKKR, encoded by the exons ATGGCCAAGCATCACCCGGACCTCATCTTCTGCCGCAAGCAGGCGGGCGTGGCGATCGGCAGGCTCTGTGAAAAATGCGACGGCAAGTGC GTGATCTGCGACTCGTATGTGCGGCCCTGCAGCCTGGTGCGCATCTGTGACGAGTGCAACTACGGCTCCTACCAGGGCCGCTGCGTTATCTGCGGGGGACCCGGCGTGTCCGACGCCTACTACTGCAGGGAGTGCACCGTGCAGGAGAAGGACAGAGATGGGTGCCCCAAGATCGTCAACCTGGGCAGTTCCAAGACAGATCTTTtctatgaaaggaaaaagtacGGCTTCAAGAAGAGGTGA
- the SCN3B gene encoding sodium channel subunit beta-3 isoform X2, whose protein sequence is MKLLCISCMKREEVTATTVVEWFYRPNGGKDEPIYEHRKMNHEFPSRFSGRIQWNGSKDMQDVSITVLNVTLNDSGIYTCNITREFEFEIHRPLFQSSRVIHLTVVEEAGEDFTSVISEIMMYILLVFLTLWLLIEMVYCYRKVSKAEEAAQENATDYLAIPSENKENCAVPVEE, encoded by the exons ATGAAGCTGCTCTGCATCTCCTGCATGAAGAGGGAAGAGGTGACGGCCACCACGGTGGTGGAATGGTTCTACAGGCCCAATGGGGGAAAGGATGAGCCT ATCTACGAGCACAGGAAGATGAACCACGAATTTCCAAGCCGCTTCAGTGGCCGGATACAGTGGAATGGGAGCAAAGACATGCAGGACGTGTCCATCACTGTGCTAAACGTGACCCTGAACGATTCAGGCATCTACACCTGCAACATCACCCGCGAGTTCGAGTTTGAGATCCACCGGCCCCTCTTCCAGAGCTCCAGGGTGATCCACCTCACCGTGGTGGAGGAGG CTGGAGAAGACTTCACCTCCGTCATCTCAGAAATCATGATGTATATTCTGCTGGTCTTCCTCACGCTGTGGCTGCTGATTGAAATGGTCTATTGCTACAGGAAGGTCTCCAAGGCAGAGGAGGCTGCCCAGGAAAACGC GACAGACTATCTAGCGATTCCatcagaaaacaaggaaaactgtgctgtgcctgtggagGAGTAG
- the SCN3B gene encoding sodium channel subunit beta-3 isoform X1 — MAALPRLLCAAALALLLWAGFCSSVCVEVPSETEAVQGTDMKLLCISCMKREEVTATTVVEWFYRPNGGKDEPIYEHRKMNHEFPSRFSGRIQWNGSKDMQDVSITVLNVTLNDSGIYTCNITREFEFEIHRPLFQSSRVIHLTVVEEAGEDFTSVISEIMMYILLVFLTLWLLIEMVYCYRKVSKAEEAAQENATDYLAIPSENKENCAVPVEE; from the exons ATGGCTGCGCTGCCGCGGCTGCTCTGCGCGGCCGCGCTcgccctgctgctctggg cTGGATTTTGTTCCTCAGTGTGTGTGGAAGTCCCATCTGAGACAGAGGCTGTCCAAGGGACCGACATGAAGCTGCTCTGCATCTCCTGCATGAAGAGGGAAGAGGTGACGGCCACCACGGTGGTGGAATGGTTCTACAGGCCCAATGGGGGAAAGGATGAGCCT ATCTACGAGCACAGGAAGATGAACCACGAATTTCCAAGCCGCTTCAGTGGCCGGATACAGTGGAATGGGAGCAAAGACATGCAGGACGTGTCCATCACTGTGCTAAACGTGACCCTGAACGATTCAGGCATCTACACCTGCAACATCACCCGCGAGTTCGAGTTTGAGATCCACCGGCCCCTCTTCCAGAGCTCCAGGGTGATCCACCTCACCGTGGTGGAGGAGG CTGGAGAAGACTTCACCTCCGTCATCTCAGAAATCATGATGTATATTCTGCTGGTCTTCCTCACGCTGTGGCTGCTGATTGAAATGGTCTATTGCTACAGGAAGGTCTCCAAGGCAGAGGAGGCTGCCCAGGAAAACGC GACAGACTATCTAGCGATTCCatcagaaaacaaggaaaactgtgctgtgcctgtggagGAGTAG